A window from Cognatishimia sp. WU-CL00825 encodes these proteins:
- a CDS encoding TRAP transporter small permease, with translation MAGHTLEKLPLSALMRTLGTIACVIGSLGIFFMMILTVVSVFWRYVLNDALFGVEDLQVLAAAVVVACAIFYGGLYGAHVTIELIERHLPQRFLRATDVVVHALCAGILALAVRALIKKGGCGFDCGAITVNLGIVHTPFYYILAVACGLMAIFYVLRLIEGLQTKGTG, from the coding sequence ATGGCAGGCCACACATTGGAAAAGCTGCCGCTGTCAGCGTTGATGCGCACCCTTGGGACAATCGCATGTGTCATCGGCAGCCTGGGCATCTTCTTTATGATGATCCTGACCGTTGTCAGCGTGTTCTGGCGCTATGTGCTGAATGATGCGCTGTTTGGCGTCGAGGATTTGCAAGTTCTTGCTGCTGCGGTGGTTGTGGCCTGCGCCATTTTCTATGGGGGGCTTTACGGAGCCCACGTCACCATCGAATTGATCGAACGCCATCTGCCTCAGCGTTTTTTGCGCGCCACCGATGTTGTCGTGCACGCCCTCTGTGCGGGCATCTTGGCACTGGCGGTGCGCGCGTTGATCAAAAAGGGCGGTTGTGGATTTGACTGCGGTGCCATCACGGTGAACCTAGGGATCGTGCACACCCCATTTTATTACATTCTTGCTGTGGCCTGCGGGTTGATGGCGATTTTTTATGTCCTTCGGCTGATCGAAGGATTGCAGACCAAGGGGACGGGCTAA
- a CDS encoding TRAP transporter substrate-binding protein has protein sequence MKNLVKYAAIAAAVVTAPIAQAETLSLAYFMGPNHPMNKAFLTPLGEMIEAETGGEVKVQHFPGGALNASPPNQYSIMLDGVADIVFMLPSFSHRLFPKTSVIGLPNLCETAVDCTEALRSARSELEAEFRGKVVGFWTNSPPVLITKGKPVRSMDDVKGMKIRVSDPTAIPFLEALGASTVAIPVTEINQSLANGIVDGVMIDPSGILSFKLDEPGEYVTTWFPGGPATFAVVMNQDVYDGLNDAGRAAIDRVAESGLSEQAAKTYAAIGGKALAHAKAQGLEVITLSDAERSRIDTVVDQVMADIASDKSGDSTVGDVISLLTGN, from the coding sequence ATGAAAAATTTAGTGAAATACGCAGCCATTGCCGCTGCCGTCGTTACAGCGCCAATTGCGCAGGCTGAAACCCTGTCACTGGCCTATTTCATGGGCCCAAATCACCCGATGAACAAAGCCTTTCTGACGCCCTTGGGCGAAATGATAGAGGCGGAAACCGGGGGCGAGGTTAAGGTACAGCATTTTCCGGGTGGCGCGCTGAATGCCAGCCCTCCGAACCAATATTCTATCATGCTGGATGGCGTGGCTGATATTGTCTTTATGCTGCCCAGCTTTTCGCATCGCTTGTTCCCAAAAACCTCGGTGATTGGGCTGCCAAACCTTTGCGAGACAGCGGTTGATTGCACCGAAGCATTGCGGTCAGCTCGGAGCGAGCTGGAGGCGGAGTTTCGTGGAAAAGTCGTGGGGTTTTGGACCAACTCTCCGCCGGTTTTGATCACCAAGGGCAAGCCGGTGCGCAGTATGGATGACGTGAAAGGTATGAAAATTCGCGTGTCTGATCCGACCGCCATTCCATTTCTAGAGGCCCTAGGGGCCTCGACTGTGGCCATTCCAGTTACCGAGATTAACCAAAGCCTGGCAAATGGCATTGTCGATGGGGTGATGATTGACCCATCGGGCATTCTGTCGTTCAAGCTTGATGAGCCTGGTGAATATGTCACCACATGGTTCCCCGGCGGCCCAGCGACGTTTGCGGTTGTGATGAACCAAGATGTTTATGACGGGCTGAACGATGCGGGACGGGCGGCGATTGATCGCGTGGCCGAGTCTGGCTTGTCGGAACAGGCAGCAAAAACCTATGCAGCGATTGGTGGCAAGGCGCTTGCCCACGCCAAAGCACAGGGCCTAGAAGTCATCACCCTGTCTGACGCGGAACGCAGCCGAATTGATACTGTGGTTGATCAGGTCATGGCCGACATTGCGTCAGACAAATCCGGCGACTCCACGGTTGGCGATGTTATCTCGCTTTTGACTGGGAACTGA
- a CDS encoding amidase family protein has translation MPTSDDRPAPNFRPMTLAQARQIRDTQGAQALQDLSLMRLKTDKNHVVIAHSDSPAPTLDGPLAGIPFGIKDNIDCLPFATTGGSPALRDNKPTKDASVVALLKTAGANPIGKLNLHELAFGVTNNNGFFGAVSTPFDARRVAGGSSGGSAAAVAQGLVPFALGSDTGGSTRIPAAFCGIAGFRPTTGRYPAAGVLSLSPTRDTIGPMAYCVADLLEIDAIIAPHDGATPAIHRPLRVGLIYQNAGLSAALDQHFTQAINGLEMAGLIECVPITTSEFDELEPRMGQAIVGHEAHAFWTRFCDETLGISYAEFAQALGTPTVQQIFTALPSRLAASSAAYPAEIHAQLARLRQTYAAVFADNRLDLIAMPTVSVPPPHIGDEEMMPTDRGDQPTFPTIVKNTSLASLVGSPSLSLPAGTDAHGLPVGIMIEALPGSDRFVLAAGALLESQLQSQ, from the coding sequence ATGCCAACCTCTGATGATCGCCCTGCCCCCAACTTTCGTCCGATGACGCTCGCCCAAGCGCGCCAAATACGCGACACCCAAGGCGCACAAGCGCTGCAGGACTTGAGCCTAATGCGCCTGAAAACAGACAAAAACCATGTGGTGATCGCCCACAGCGACAGCCCTGCCCCAACTCTGGACGGGCCACTAGCTGGCATCCCTTTTGGCATCAAAGACAACATCGATTGCCTGCCCTTTGCGACAACTGGCGGATCGCCAGCGCTGCGTGACAACAAACCGACCAAAGACGCATCCGTGGTGGCCCTGCTAAAAACCGCCGGGGCAAATCCAATTGGCAAACTCAACCTGCATGAACTGGCGTTTGGCGTCACCAATAACAACGGGTTTTTCGGGGCCGTCTCCACTCCCTTTGATGCGCGCCGGGTTGCTGGTGGCTCGTCCGGTGGCAGTGCAGCTGCGGTGGCACAGGGCCTTGTTCCCTTTGCATTGGGGTCCGACACGGGTGGTTCGACGCGCATCCCTGCGGCCTTCTGTGGCATCGCGGGGTTTCGCCCAACAACAGGCAGATATCCCGCCGCCGGTGTGCTGTCACTTAGTCCGACGCGTGACACCATTGGCCCAATGGCCTACTGCGTTGCGGACTTGCTGGAAATCGACGCGATCATAGCCCCCCACGACGGTGCGACGCCCGCAATTCACCGGCCCCTACGCGTTGGCCTGATTTATCAAAATGCGGGTCTGTCTGCTGCATTAGACCAACATTTCACCCAAGCCATCAACGGGTTAGAAATGGCGGGCCTGATCGAATGCGTCCCAATCACAACCTCAGAATTTGATGAACTTGAACCACGTATGGGTCAGGCCATCGTTGGCCACGAAGCCCATGCGTTTTGGACCCGATTTTGCGATGAGACCCTTGGCATATCCTATGCCGAGTTTGCCCAAGCCCTGGGCACCCCGACCGTGCAACAGATCTTTACGGCTTTGCCCAGCCGACTGGCCGCAAGTTCAGCGGCCTACCCGGCAGAAATCCACGCCCAATTGGCGCGGCTGCGCCAAACCTATGCCGCCGTTTTTGCCGACAATCGCCTTGACCTGATCGCCATGCCAACGGTGTCCGTGCCGCCGCCCCATATTGGCGACGAAGAAATGATGCCCACAGACCGTGGCGACCAGCCGACCTTCCCTACCATCGTCAAAAATACCTCCTTGGCCAGTCTGGTCGGCTCGCCTTCGCTGTCACTGCCTGCGGGCACCGACGCGCATGGCTTGCCCGTTGGTATCATGATCGAGGCGCTGCCAGGGTCAGATCGCTTTGTTCTGGCCGCCGGCGCGTTGCTGGAGAGCCAGTTGCAGTCGCAATAA
- a CDS encoding TRAP transporter large permease yields the protein MDLTTLAIIGFASLLILLYLRMPVGLAMMLVGTVGIYLIRANAALPKLAGEIFSEATSYPLTIIPLFVLMGNLAGVSGMSREIYGAAYAWLGRFRGGLASAAVVGCAGFSALSGSSLASAMTMGRVSLPEMKRFQYHDGLATGAIAAGGTLGILIPPSAGFVVYAILTEESIGRLFLAGVLPGLLLTLLFIAAIWITVTLDRSKAPMAGAEVSLAEKWKALWKSSTILGIIFLTIGGIYAGVFSATEAAGFGAFLAFLVTLYRRKMTRANIANVFGQTLRATGTVYLILFGAFVFKTFVGFTGVTYALSSWVAELGLNGTQVVIAFLLLFIVLGMFLDGFAMLVLTIPLVQPILEPLGVDMVLFGVLAVIALEMGLISPPVGMNVFIVKGIAPEVPINTIFRGIWPFWIAMFLTLIILLIFPSVALYLPNSMFGN from the coding sequence ATGGACCTTACGACGCTGGCGATCATTGGGTTCGCATCGCTTTTGATCTTGCTGTATCTGCGCATGCCTGTGGGTCTGGCCATGATGCTGGTGGGCACTGTGGGCATCTATTTGATCCGTGCAAATGCTGCCTTGCCAAAATTGGCCGGAGAGATTTTTTCCGAGGCAACGTCTTATCCGCTGACGATCATTCCGCTTTTTGTGCTGATGGGCAATCTGGCTGGGGTGTCGGGTATGAGCCGCGAAATCTATGGCGCCGCCTATGCCTGGCTTGGGCGGTTTCGCGGCGGTCTTGCCTCTGCTGCGGTCGTGGGCTGTGCAGGCTTTTCCGCCTTATCAGGGTCTTCTTTGGCCTCTGCCATGACCATGGGCCGCGTGTCCTTGCCAGAAATGAAACGCTTTCAATACCACGACGGTTTGGCAACCGGGGCCATCGCGGCGGGCGGCACTTTGGGTATTTTGATCCCGCCATCTGCTGGCTTTGTGGTCTATGCGATTTTGACCGAAGAAAGCATTGGCCGCCTGTTTTTGGCAGGTGTTTTGCCGGGGCTTTTGCTGACCTTGCTGTTTATCGCTGCAATCTGGATCACGGTGACATTGGATCGTTCAAAGGCGCCGATGGCCGGCGCGGAGGTGTCATTGGCTGAAAAATGGAAAGCGCTGTGGAAATCCAGCACCATTTTGGGCATCATTTTTCTGACCATTGGCGGTATTTATGCCGGTGTTTTTTCGGCCACCGAGGCAGCTGGATTTGGGGCGTTTCTGGCATTTCTTGTGACTCTATACCGCCGGAAAATGACCCGCGCGAACATTGCGAATGTTTTTGGTCAAACGCTGCGGGCCACGGGCACGGTCTATTTGATCCTGTTCGGAGCCTTTGTGTTTAAAACCTTTGTGGGCTTTACCGGCGTGACCTATGCGCTGTCCTCCTGGGTCGCTGAATTGGGTTTAAACGGCACCCAAGTGGTGATCGCATTTCTTTTGCTGTTCATCGTTTTGGGCATGTTTCTGGATGGGTTTGCCATGCTGGTGCTGACCATTCCCTTGGTGCAGCCGATCCTGGAACCCTTGGGGGTGGATATGGTCTTGTTTGGGGTTCTTGCAGTGATAGCGTTGGAAATGGGATTGATCTCGCCGCCGGTGGGCATGAATGTTTTCATTGTCAAAGGTATTGCCCCAGAAGTGCCCATCAACACGATCTTTCGTGGGATTTGGCCGTTCTGGATTGCCATGTTCCTGACTTTGATCATACTGCTGATCTTCCCGTCAGTGGCGCTCTATCTGCCAAACTCGATGTTTGGAAATTAA
- a CDS encoding MarR family transcriptional regulator has product MTHTDIQEEYDLHSRLGFRLSRISNLMKARLDKRLEAHGLSRLSWCALSGIGLQDITTPSGLADHIGITRQAISRLLLQMRKDGWIEQSFDQSDGRSRRLTLTKQGYETLEICRPVVEENQTHFASKISPQELAALDAALNALLQGESTQLDDV; this is encoded by the coding sequence ATGACACATACCGACATCCAGGAAGAATATGATCTTCACAGCCGGCTGGGCTTTCGCCTGAGTCGCATTTCCAACCTGATGAAAGCGCGTCTTGATAAAAGATTAGAGGCGCACGGACTGTCTCGACTGTCCTGGTGCGCCCTTTCGGGCATCGGATTGCAAGACATCACAACCCCAAGTGGCCTAGCCGATCACATCGGTATCACACGCCAGGCGATCTCGCGGTTGCTGTTACAAATGCGCAAAGACGGCTGGATCGAACAAAGCTTTGATCAAAGCGACGGACGGTCGCGCCGCCTGACATTGACAAAACAGGGCTATGAAACTCTAGAAATCTGCCGCCCCGTGGTCGAAGAAAACCAAACGCATTTTGCGTCCAAAATCTCGCCACAGGAATTGGCCGCACTGGATGCGGCTCTGAATGCCCTCTTGCAAGGTGAATCCACCCAACTGGATGATGTCTGA